The nucleotide window CATGACCACGATGCGATCAGTGCCTCGATCCACCAGCACGGACAGATAGAGTTCGGTTTCGATGGCCGACGGCTCCTCAACCAGCACCTGGCTGATCGGCAGCCCCTGGGCATCGGTCTGCTTGGTCACCAGGCGCTGACCGAGCATGCCGGCAGCCGCCTCGCGAACCTCGTCCAAACTGTCGACCAGCTTGACGCCACCGGCCTTGCCGCGCCCGCCGGCATGGACCTGCGCCTTAACGACCCAGCGCTCGCCACCCAGCTTTTTGGCGGCCTCAACGGCGTCTTCGGGAGAACTGGCGACGTGACCCGTCGGGACGGGAATGCCGTATTCGGCAAACAGGCCCTTGGCCTGATACTCATGCAGGTTCATTGCACACCGGACTCGGGATGATGGGCTGCGGATTCTCTCCCATCGCCGTGCGAGGCGCAAAACAGGGCCGTATGCTTGCCATTCTTCGGCTGGCAGATTTCACACCATGACACCGCCTTTGTTCGCATCATGACGGGCCGTTTTCTCGCGCGCGAAATCGTGAATCGACCGGGCGCAGCCGACTGGCGCGTGCTGCGAGCGCTGACGGCCTACCGCTGGATTGTGTCGGTCATCGCGCTGGCCCTGATCTACCTCGACCTCGGAGCCCGCGCGCTGGGCATCATCCGCCCCGAACTGTTTCTGATCGTCGCGCTCGGATCCGCACTGCATGCCATGGGCGCCACGGTGACGCTGGAATTGAAGCGCCCCGCGCTGGACGCGCAGACGCTGTTCCAAACCATTGCCGACATGACTACCGTCGGCCTGTGGATGTGGACCACCGGCGGCGTTAGCAGCGGCCTGGGCGTGCTGATGGTCTTCCCCATGATCGCGGCCAGCCTGTTGCTGAATCGCCGCATGGTGTTGCTGGTGGCTGCGCTGACGAGCATCGGCCTGCTCACACTGGAAGTCATGCGCTCACTGAGCGGCCCGGACGCCCAGGCGCTGACCGAAGCCGGGCTGCTTGGTCTGCTGATGTTCGCCATGGGGCTGACCAGCCATGCGCTGGCCGGCCGCGCGCGGCGCAGTGAAGCGCTGGCACGTCAGGTGGGCGGCGACCTGGTCAGCCTGTCGCGCCTCAACGAAAGCATTGTTGCGCGGATACGTGCAGGTGTCATCGCCGTCACCGGCCGCGGCACCATCCAGCTGGTCAATCCAGCGGCCCGGCGACTGATCAAACTGGATGCCTCCGCCCACGGTCGCGCGCTGGACGCCGTGGCGCCGTGGCTGGCCAGCGCACTGAATGACTGGCGCACTGACCCCACCCGTCATGACGACCGCGTGCTGGCTTCGAACGGCAAATCGGTGTCGGCCCAGTTCGTGCGCCTGGGCTGGGGCGATCGCGCCCCGGTGCTGATCATGTTGGAAGACGCCGATGCCCTGGCCCAGCAGGCCCAACAGATGAAATTGGCTGCCTTGGGACGGCTATCGGCGTCGATTGCGCACGAAATTCGTAATCCGCTGAATGCCATTAGCAACGCTGCGCAGCTGCTGGAGGAGTCGCCCGACCTGGGCGAAGACGACCACGCCCTGAATGCCATCGTCCGTCGGAATGCCGGACGCATCGAGAGCATCGTGCGCGACGTGCTGTCGCTATCACGGCCGGCCCCCAGCGCGCCCATCGCACTGGACCTGCACGCAGAGCTGCTCAGCGTGTTCGAGCAATTTCGCGAATCCGGGCTCAGCGAGCATTGCGAGCTCGACCTGTCAGGTGTGGACCCTGCACTGCAGGTCATGGTGGACCCCAACCACCTGCGGCGCATTCTCACCAACCTGTGGGAGAACAGCTGCGAGCACGCGACAACCCAGCCGGTCAGGCTCACCGTCACCGCGCGGCAGACCGAGGACTCGGTCGCGATGAAGCTAACTGACAATGGCCCGGGTGTTTCGGCCGCCGATGCCGAGCACATATTCGAGCCCTTCTTCACCACCCGCGCCGCTGGCACGGGACTCGGCCTGTTTCTGGCCAAGGAGTTGGCGCGCCATAATGGTGGCCAGTTGACGCTGGAGCCAAGCCGCGAGGGCGCCTGTTTTCGGCTGCAACTACCCGCCCGTATGACCGACGCTGGAGAACCCGCCTACCCATGAGTACACCCCGCGTACTGGTGGTCGACGACGAGGTCGACATTCGCAAGTTGATCGAAATCACCTTGGCCAGAATGGGGGTGGAGACGGATGCGGCGGAGAACGTTGAGTGCGCCCGTGAGCGCCTCGCCGATGAACAGTTCGATTTGTGTCTCACCGATATGCGGATGCCCGACGGCACCGGCACCGACTTGGTTCGGCACATCCAAACCCACCATCCGACGTTGCCCGTGGCCGTGATCACCGCCTATGGCAACACCGACGATGCCGTCGAGTGCATGAAGCTCGGGGCATTCGACTTCGTGAGCAAGCCCGTGGACATCCACATGCTGCGCAAGCTGGTGGAATCGGCGCTATCGCTGGAGTCGCCCGCCTCCCCGCGCACACCCCAGCCCGCGCAAACGGCGCTGGTCGGCGAAACAGCCGGCATTCGCCAGCTACGCAAGACCATCGAAAAGCTTGGCCGCAGTCAGGCACCGGTGTACATCACCGGCGAGTCCGGAACAGGCAAGGAGTTGGTGGCACGCGAGATCCACAGCCAGGGCACGCGCCGCCATGGTCCGTTCGTACCGGTTAACTGCGGCGCGATCCCTAGCGAACTCATGGAGTCGGAACTCTTCGGCCACCTGCGCGGCAGTTTTACCGGCGCCACCCAGGACAAGGAAGGGCTGTTTCAGGCGGCCGACGGCGGCACGCTGTTTCTGGACGAAGTCGCCGACCTGCCGCTGCACATGCAGGTCAAGCTGTTGCGCGCCATCCAGGAGCGTTCGATCCGCCCCGTAGGCGCCAAAGCCGAAACCCCTGTCGATGTACGGATTGTTTCAGCCACGCATCACGATCTGGCCGAACGGGTTCGCGAGGGAGTCTTCCGGCAGGACCTGTTTTATCGACTCAACGTCATCCAGGTGACCGTGCCGCCGCTACGCGAACGCATGGCCGACATCCCTCGACTGGCCAACAGCCTGCTCGCTGGGATTGCCGAGCGCTACGGCTTGTCTCAACCCCCGACACTCACGCCCGATGCCGTCGAACGCCTGCAGGGGCATAGCTTCCCGGGCAATGTCCGCGAACTCGACAACGTTCTGGAGCGTGCTGTGGCCTTGACCGATAACGATCGGATCACGGCCGATGATCTACAGGTCGACCCGGCACCGCCGGCTTCGATGAATGCCGGTGATGACGCCGATGGCCTGCGGAACGAGCTGGAGGACCTTGAGCGCCAACGCATTCTGGAGGCCCTGCAAGCCACGCGTTTCAACAAGACCAAGGCCGCAGAGCGGCTGGGCATGAGCTTTCGTCAGTTGCGCTACCGGACCAAGAAACTGGGCATCGATTAATAGGACCGTCCCACCGCAGTCAGTTACTATGCAAGGCATCGTAACTGCACCCCCAGCACCGGCCACCCAGCGCAGATGCCCCACAGAGAAGCGCGACATGTCTTCAGACGAATTCGAATTTGCGCAAGAGCTAGACACGCTCGAACCTCCCGTCAATCGCCAAGACGACGCATGGAAGGTTCTGCTGGTCGACGACGACCCCGACATCCACAGCGTCACGCGACTGGCTCTGGCCGGCCTAGAGCACAGCGGCCGGCTGCTGGAACTGCATTCGGCAGAGAGCGCGGAGCAGGCAACCGAGTTGCTGCGACATACCGTGTATGCCGTTGCCCTGGTCGATGTCGTCATGGAAAGCGACGAAGCCGGCCTGGACCTGGTCCGCTTCATTCGCGACACCTTAGGTGAGCATCGCACGCGCCTGATCGTCCGCACCGGTCAACCCGGGCTCGCGCCCGCCTGGGACACGGTCCGTGATTACGACATCAACGGCTACGAGGAGAAATCCTTCCAGACCGCCACGCGCCTCAAGACAGCGGTACTGACGGCGCTGCGATCCTTCGAACAAATCTGTGCGCTGGAGCGCGCCAATCAGCGCATCGCAGCCCACACCGCCGGACTGCGGGACATCCTCGATGCACTCAGCGATATGGCGCGCAACCATGACCTGCCCGCCGCCGAACAGCGCATGCTCTCGGAGCTATCACGCTTGGTGGTCGGCGGCCAATCCTCGGTGATGGTCGAGGGTGGATCGGCCGTTGTCGTGGATGGAGGGGATCAACCCGAGCAGCTGGATGTCATCGCCGCCAGCGGCGAATTCGATCTGGCCAACCGGCTGGGCGTCACCGCCCTGCCTCGCTCCGCGCTGGAGTTAATCAGCAAGTGTCTGCGCGAACGGCGCGACTGGCGCGATAGCCAGTACTACTGCACATACTCGGAGTCGGCAACCGGCCTGCCTCGTGCGTTTCTGGTCAATGTGATGGCCGCCGAGCACGATGTTGATCGGCAACTCATCCAGCTGTTCTGCCGAAACGCCTCACTCGCCCGCGATGCGATCGCGCTGAACGTCGATCTGGAGCGCAGCCAGGAAGACATCGTGTTGCTGATCAGCGAAGCCATCGAGGCCCGATCTATGGAGACCGGCAACCATGTTCGACGCGTGGGCGCCTATGCACAGACACTGGCACGCCAGCTGGGCATTCCCGAGGAAGAGGCCAAGGTGCTCAAAATGGCAGCCCCGCTCCATGACCTCGGCAAGATCGCCATCGCCGATTCCATCCTCAAAAAGCCCGGCAAGCTGAGCGATGAGGAACGCCGCGAGATGGAACGCCACCCGGAGATCGGAGCCGCCATCCTCTCGGGCTACGAGCGGCCGGTACTACAGGCCGCCAAATTGATTTCATTGCAGCATCAGGAGAAGTGGGACGGCACTGGTTATCCCTATGGGCTGTCGGGTGACGATATCCACATCTTTGCGCAGATTACCGCCGTTGCCGATGTGTTCGACGCCATCAGCTGCGCCCGTTGCTACAAACCGGCCTGGTCGCTAGATCGGTGCTTCGTCTTTCTCAAGGAACAAAGCGGTCGGCATTTCAGTCCCAGAGTCGTCGACGCCTTTTTCGAGGCGCAAGACGACATTCTGGCCATCAAGAACGCGTTGAGAGACCCATGACTGAAGACCGTCTGGAAAAACTGGAAACCCTGCTGGCCCACCAGGATGAGACGCTGCGCCAGTTGAATGACGCCCTCTACAAGCAGCAGCTGCAGATACAGGGATTACGCGACGAAATTGACGCGCTGCGCCACCGGGTGGAATCGGCGGAGCAGCCCGCCCCGGATGCCTTGCCCGGTCACGAACTGCCGCCGCATTACTAGGGAAACACTGATCTATTCGCGCCGCCAAGTTGCTGCCTGCAAACAGGCCAGGCAAGGCGCGAGGAGTGAAGTTTGGTCATGCCAAATGAAAGACGAGTAACGCAGTCTGGCCTGTTTGCCGGCGCAATCCTGACGGAACGGGCCGGTTTTCCCGCGATCCTGCGTTGCGAAGCGCGTCCATGCGCTTCGCCCTTCGGGCCGGCCTTCGGCCGTTCGAATACGTTCCCAACGCATTCGTGTCGTTCGCTGACTTGGAATAACCAAGCGGCGCTCACTCTGCCTGGGCTCGCGCGAAAACCGGCTCCGTCTTGGTGGTGCGAATAGATCAGTGTTTCCCCTAGGTCAGTGCTTCCCTAGCCGCCGGCTTACCCGGGCGGCCACTTCAAGGGACGCCCGGCAATGATATGCAGGTGCAGATGGAAAACACTCTGCCCTGCCTCGGCGCCATTATTGACCACCAGTCGAAACGCGTCGCCGTAGCCTTCAGCCTCGGCGATACGGGGCGCTACGCGCATCAAATGCCCCAGCAAATCGACGTCGTCGTCCCCGGCGTCGGACAGCTTTGGGATGACCTTGCGCGGGACCAGCAGAACATGCAGTGGCGCGGCAGGGTTGATGTCCCGAAACGCCGCACAATGCGCGTCTTCGTACACGAGGTCACCCGGGATGTCCCCGGCCAGGATCTTCTCGAATAAGGTCGGTTCCGCCATGTCGCACTCCTTAGTTGGATAAGGCGTCAGCAATCGGCATACGCGCCAGCGATGGAGCACTCAGGCTGCCGAAGTAAAGGTGATCGCCGGCACGTTCGGCCGAGGTGATCGGCCCGAATGCCTCATCGCCATGATGCTGCAAATTGGCCACGACCCGCCCCCCAGTATCCAGCCCTAATACAAAGGCCTGATGCGCGGGCATCGGGTGCAACGACTCCGGCATCCGATAAATCACCTTGCGCCAAAACGGCCGGTCTGAAGTGGCGTCCATGATGGCATTGCGCGGCCCGTACAAGGCCAGCCAGAACACGCCATTGGCCGCATCGAAACTGATGTTGTCCGGGAAGCCGGGTAGGTTGTCGATAAAAATGTCACGCTCACCGGCACGCGGACCCTTGAGCCAGAGGCGGGTGACACGGTAGGCACCGGTTTCGTTGACCAGCACGTAGGCGTCGTCTGGTCCCAGCGCCACGCCATTGGCGAAGTAGAGCCCTTGCAGCAGCTCATCGACGGAGCCGTCCGGGTTGTAGCGAAGTAAGCGCCCGGTGCCTGCGTGTTCGATAAAGTCAGCCAGCAGATGCTCCATGCCGTACTTCCACGAGGCATCGGAGAAGTAAATGGTCCCGTCTGCCGCCACATCCAGATCGTCGGCAAAACGAAAGGCCAGGCCGTTGGCCTGGGCCGCCAGTGTTTCAACCTCACCGGACAGGGTCACCCGCAGGAGCCCGCGATACGCATCGGCCACCGCCAGACTGCCGTCGGACAGCAATGCAACCCCCAGCGGGCGGCCGCCGGTGTCCGCAATGGTCTCCACGCTACCCCCGTTGGCCGGTATGCGAACAACCCGTCCATCGACATAGCCGGTGTAGATGTCCCCGTTGGACGCCACGGCCATATCTTCCGGTCCAACGCCCTCGCCCACGGCCAAGCGCTGGACGCCGGCCAAACGGGCATTGCGTTCGTAGACACCGACAAGCTCGGGGGCCGGTGGTGCCTGCCAGCGCACGGGTTCGATCTCTATGGGGTAGAACAGTAAATAGCCGCCGACGACAGCCACAATCAAGAACAGCCAGCTTCCGGCACGTTTCATCTGGGTCTCCTTCCCTGTAAGCGATGCGGTGCGCGCGACCTCGGCGGGTCGTCTTCAGCAGAGGCGTCTGGCGCTTGGCGGACACCGCAGGCCTGGATGCTAACCCGAGCGGTCGCCTTCCCACACGTTACTGGGCCAGTCGATGCCCCGCAGAGCCCGGTGTTCGCGCCAGGCCATGGCCAGCAGCGCCAGCGGCCTGATCCACGGCACGCCCTGGCGAGCATTGGCCGCGCCGATCTCCATCATGTCGCGCCAGATGCCCAGGAATGCGCGCAGCCCCTCCCGCAACGGGGTTCCGGGGTGGTAGACATGCGCGGGTTCCGAACTGGCGCCGTTGACCTCGATCACCTGAAAGTCCTCACCTGCCGCCAGGGCCTCGCGCGAGGCGGCGCGGACATCCAATCGCCCGAACTCGAAGCCGGGCATGGCGGCCGCCAGTTGCCGGACACGCGCAACCAAGGCGGGCGTACACAATGCTTGGCCGTCAAGGAATAAGGCGCCTCGGCAGTGACTGCCGACATCGGCGATGGGCAGGGTCGCCCCGTCCGTCAGCACATGATCCAGCTGTGTCGCGAATCGCTGAAACAGCATGGGTGCGATCAGCTTGGCGCGCGGGTGTTGGAGAATGAGCTCCCGGACCCTGTGGCGACCATCGCCCACCAACTGCAGCAACTGCTTTTCGGTCAGCGAGACCAACTCGCCGGCGGCACCCGGTCGCCGCACAAAGAACAGCCCAAACTCGGCCCCGGGCACGTAAGCCTGGACGATGACGGGTACATGCAGCCGCTGAAAATAATCTACGACAGCCGCTTCGCTATGCGCGATACGGACGCCCCGGCCCCGCTCCCCGCGATCCGGCTTGAGAACCACCGGCCAGGGACGCGGCTGCCGCGCGGCGAACGCCAGCGCCCGACGCGTCCGTTCAGCAGGCGGCAGGTCCGCGGAGATCTGCTCGAACTCGGCAACAAAGGCGGGCATGCCCTGCGCAAGCGGGACAAGCGTTTCATGCTTGCTCTCGCCGATCAGGCCGCCGCCATGCGAAATCCCGGGATTCACCGCGGTAAATCGAGTCCACTGCCCCGTCACGACGGCACGCCAGACTATGTAGGCCACCACAGGCAGGTAGAACACCGGTCCGGGCCAGAACTCCCAGCGGACGAGGCGCGCCAGCCGAATCGACCAGCGTGTGCGCCAGCCGAGCGTCGGCTCAGATGCGCGGTTCAAGCGCTTGCGCGCTCATGACGCAGCGTCGCCGGCGCCTTGCCGAAACCGTCCGGCAGCTGCACGCCGCTATTGCCCAGCGCAGCGCGTATCAGCGCAAAGTGATGGACGGCATGGCTCTGCACAAATTGCAGCTCCCGGCCCAGGGAGGACCGCGATGCCATCGAGGGTTCGCCCGGATCAGTGGCCAGCCGGACCGTCAGCGACGGATCCGCGCCTTCCAGCAGCCGCTCCAGGGCCTGCCGCAGCGACTGCAAAACTCGGCGTGCGCGCGGGACCGAAAGTTCGGTTTCCCGGCAGCGCTCACGCGCATCGTAGTCAATCACCCCATCCTCAAGCCCCTGCACCAAGCACTGGTAATGGTCCACGATGTGGCGCATATGCGGCCCCACCAGGGCGTAATGGCCCGGATCCAGAAAACCCAGCAGGGCATCAGCCTCCTCCAGGGTCGCAAGATTGTCAGAGATCAAAGCGTTGATAGACACGTGCATTCCTGTTGTGGGTCACAACACCGGTCGCGTCGCGACTGCGGGGGGCGCCGCAGGGTCATCCAGGCGAATCAGACTGGCGGTAAAAATCAGACAAAAGCCGATGGTGATGGGCAGACCCGGTGCCAGGGTCAGCAGAATCTCGGGCGTGCCCACCAGCAGGTGGACACCCACGATGAGGCTGTAGATCACGGCCAACGCGCCCAAAGCCGCGCGCGCCCCGCGTGCAAGCGGGTGCCCGCTTCGACCGTAAAGCCGCCGCATCAAGGTCACCCCGGTCAACGTCACGACAAAGCTCATCGCGCCCTGTGCGCAGCCGGCGCGCACCGCGATTGCCGCCCCGTGTGCGCTGTTCGCGAACACACCCCAGCCACCATAGAACAACGCACCCAGGGTGGCGCCGGTCAGGCCGTCCATGAGCCGCAGTGCCCAGCGTGCAAACCAGAAGTCGGCGCGCCCGGCCGGGGTGCTGTGGTGAAGATGTGTATCGGTCATGCCCGAATCAGACCCGGACAGGGACCGATTATTCTCGTCGGCAGTCCTCATGACAGGTAATCGTGCCATGCGGAACAAACCGCAGCCGCCACGGAAAAGTCAGGATTGAGCAGAGATTCACATTGGTTGTAGCGCAATGCCCCACCGCCGGCCACCTGCAGCGTCGCGCCGGCCGCCTCGACCACACAGTGGCCCGCGGCCGTGTCCCACTCGCAGGTCGGCCCGATCCGGGGATAGAACTCGCCGGCCCCGGCGGCCAGACGCCCGAACTTGAGCGCGCTGCCCACGCCAATGGACTCGTGGGGCGGCAGGCGGTTTAAGAGCGTCGCCAGCGCCGGTTTGGCATGGGAGCGGGTCACCAGCACACGCGGCCGTCGTGGCAAGACCGCCGTCACCGCCAGCCGCGTCGGCGGCTTCCCTGCCTCGAAACGCCAGGCCCCTTCGCCTCGAGCCGCGGCGTAGGTTTCGGACAGTGCCGGCGCATGGACCACACCCATGACGGGTTCCCCATGCTGAATCAGCGCGATATTCACCGTGAACTCGCCATTACCGGCGATGAACTCGCGCGTGCCGTCCAGTGGGTCGACCAGCCAATACCGCGCCCACTGCCGTCGCTGTGCCCAAGACCACGGCTCGCCCTCTTCGGATAACAGGGGAATGCTGGGCGTACGTTCGCCCAGCGCCGACGCGATCACCCCGTGGGCCGCCAGGTCGGCCGCCGTCACCGGCGACTCATCCGCCTTGTAGCGCACCTCTGTCCCGGTGGCGTAGTGAGCCATAATGCGGTCACCGGCCTGCCGGGCCACCTCGACCAGACTGGCCAGCTCAAGCGGCCAGCGTGTCATTGTCATTGCCAAATTCTCCGCATGGTTTGCATTATGCCG belongs to Abyssibacter profundi and includes:
- a CDS encoding sensor histidine kinase; protein product: MPFFGWQISHHDTAFVRIMTGRFLAREIVNRPGAADWRVLRALTAYRWIVSVIALALIYLDLGARALGIIRPELFLIVALGSALHAMGATVTLELKRPALDAQTLFQTIADMTTVGLWMWTTGGVSSGLGVLMVFPMIAASLLLNRRMVLLVAALTSIGLLTLEVMRSLSGPDAQALTEAGLLGLLMFAMGLTSHALAGRARRSEALARQVGGDLVSLSRLNESIVARIRAGVIAVTGRGTIQLVNPAARRLIKLDASAHGRALDAVAPWLASALNDWRTDPTRHDDRVLASNGKSVSAQFVRLGWGDRAPVLIMLEDADALAQQAQQMKLAALGRLSASIAHEIRNPLNAISNAAQLLEESPDLGEDDHALNAIVRRNAGRIESIVRDVLSLSRPAPSAPIALDLHAELLSVFEQFRESGLSEHCELDLSGVDPALQVMVDPNHLRRILTNLWENSCEHATTQPVRLTVTARQTEDSVAMKLTDNGPGVSAADAEHIFEPFFTTRAAGTGLGLFLAKELARHNGGQLTLEPSREGACFRLQLPARMTDAGEPAYP
- a CDS encoding SlyX family protein; this encodes MTEDRLEKLETLLAHQDETLRQLNDALYKQQLQIQGLRDEIDALRHRVESAEQPAPDALPGHELPPHY
- a CDS encoding sigma-54-dependent transcriptional regulator, giving the protein MSTPRVLVVDDEVDIRKLIEITLARMGVETDAAENVECARERLADEQFDLCLTDMRMPDGTGTDLVRHIQTHHPTLPVAVITAYGNTDDAVECMKLGAFDFVSKPVDIHMLRKLVESALSLESPASPRTPQPAQTALVGETAGIRQLRKTIEKLGRSQAPVYITGESGTGKELVAREIHSQGTRRHGPFVPVNCGAIPSELMESELFGHLRGSFTGATQDKEGLFQAADGGTLFLDEVADLPLHMQVKLLRAIQERSIRPVGAKAETPVDVRIVSATHHDLAERVREGVFRQDLFYRLNVIQVTVPPLRERMADIPRLANSLLAGIAERYGLSQPPTLTPDAVERLQGHSFPGNVRELDNVLERAVALTDNDRITADDLQVDPAPPASMNAGDDADGLRNELEDLERQRILEALQATRFNKTKAAERLGMSFRQLRYRTKKLGID
- the cysQ gene encoding 3'(2'),5'-bisphosphate nucleotidase CysQ, which gives rise to MTMTRWPLELASLVEVARQAGDRIMAHYATGTEVRYKADESPVTAADLAAHGVIASALGERTPSIPLLSEEGEPWSWAQRRQWARYWLVDPLDGTREFIAGNGEFTVNIALIQHGEPVMGVVHAPALSETYAAARGEGAWRFEAGKPPTRLAVTAVLPRRPRVLVTRSHAKPALATLLNRLPPHESIGVGSALKFGRLAAGAGEFYPRIGPTCEWDTAAGHCVVEAAGATLQVAGGGALRYNQCESLLNPDFSVAAAVCSAWHDYLS
- a CDS encoding HD domain-containing phosphohydrolase, with product MSSDEFEFAQELDTLEPPVNRQDDAWKVLLVDDDPDIHSVTRLALAGLEHSGRLLELHSAESAEQATELLRHTVYAVALVDVVMESDEAGLDLVRFIRDTLGEHRTRLIVRTGQPGLAPAWDTVRDYDINGYEEKSFQTATRLKTAVLTALRSFEQICALERANQRIAAHTAGLRDILDALSDMARNHDLPAAEQRMLSELSRLVVGGQSSVMVEGGSAVVVDGGDQPEQLDVIAASGEFDLANRLGVTALPRSALELISKCLRERRDWRDSQYYCTYSESATGLPRAFLVNVMAAEHDVDRQLIQLFCRNASLARDAIALNVDLERSQEDIVLLISEAIEARSMETGNHVRRVGAYAQTLARQLGIPEEEAKVLKMAAPLHDLGKIAIADSILKKPGKLSDEERREMERHPEIGAAILSGYERPVLQAAKLISLQHQEKWDGTGYPYGLSGDDIHIFAQITAVADVFDAISCARCYKPAWSLDRCFVFLKEQSGRHFSPRVVDAFFEAQDDILAIKNALRDP
- a CDS encoding SMP-30/gluconolactonase/LRE family protein, translating into MKRAGSWLFLIVAVVGGYLLFYPIEIEPVRWQAPPAPELVGVYERNARLAGVQRLAVGEGVGPEDMAVASNGDIYTGYVDGRVVRIPANGGSVETIADTGGRPLGVALLSDGSLAVADAYRGLLRVTLSGEVETLAAQANGLAFRFADDLDVAADGTIYFSDASWKYGMEHLLADFIEHAGTGRLLRYNPDGSVDELLQGLYFANGVALGPDDAYVLVNETGAYRVTRLWLKGPRAGERDIFIDNLPGFPDNISFDAANGVFWLALYGPRNAIMDATSDRPFWRKVIYRMPESLHPMPAHQAFVLGLDTGGRVVANLQHHGDEAFGPITSAERAGDHLYFGSLSAPSLARMPIADALSN
- a CDS encoding histidine triad nucleotide-binding protein gives rise to the protein MAEPTLFEKILAGDIPGDLVYEDAHCAAFRDINPAAPLHVLLVPRKVIPKLSDAGDDDVDLLGHLMRVAPRIAEAEGYGDAFRLVVNNGAEAGQSVFHLHLHIIAGRPLKWPPG